The Actinomycetota bacterium sequence CGCTGCCGGGCGCGCCACTCGTGGCGCTGCTTGCCACGTCGGCGCTGGACGGATCATTGGAGTCGAGCGGAATAGGACTGCAGGCATCGATTCTTCTCGCACTCGCTGTTGCCACGATGATCGTCTATCGGAATCGCCTGAGGGAGAGAGTCGTATGGGGGCCGTGATGGGTGGTCAGATGCGCTCTCGGTGGTTCATGTTCGCCACAACGTTCCTGCTTGCGCTGATGGTTGGAGTCGCCATTGCTCGTGGGCCAATGGTCATTGCGCTCGCGCCCATAGCGGCGATCGTCACGGTTGCGCTCGCGATGAGCGACGTTGCCGTCCTCAGCGTGATTCTGCTGTCGACGAGCTTCCTGGTGCACCCGTACGCGTTCAGGATCGGCGAGCTGGGATCTGTATCACCATCGATCGGCGAGGTCGGAGTGGTTGTCGCGACCGCCGCCGCTGTGCTCTCGACGATCTCGCGTCCGCGGAAACGGCTTCGGCTCGGAACGAACGACTTGCTCATAGCTCTGCTGATGTTGACGATCATCTTCGGGTTCGTGCGCGCACAGTACTTCGGAGTCAATTTGCGGTATGCCGTACTCGCAGCCCGATCGAACGTGTTCTTCATGGCCTATTTTGCCGTGCGACTCTCTGTGACAGATAGGACGACTGTCCTGAGGCTCGCACGTCTCGTCGGCGGCCTCGTGATCATCGCTTCAGTGGCGAGTGTTGGTCAGGCATACGCAGGTGAATCGGCACGATTCTTCCTTGTAGGCAACCTTCCCGAGTTCCTGCGGAGCGAGACTGCAGGTCAGCTCATGCGTGTTCGGCCGCCGAGTCTGACGCTCTCCTATGTGGCGAGTTGTTTCGCGGCGAGTGCATTGGCATTTGGGGTCAAGGGGGGAAGAAGCCGGACGTTCGCGGCGATCGTTCTGTGTGCTGGGATGGCTACAATCGCGCTCAGCCTGAACAGGAACATGTTCCTGGGACTCGGCGCAGGCCTGTTGTTGACTCTTGCGTCCACGCGAGATTGGCGCGCCACGACGCGCGTGGTGAGTAGCCTCGGGGCGATCCTGATTGGAGCGGTCGCTCCGTTGTGGGCGTACTTCTCTGGAGTGGGCTGGTTCAGCAGGATTCTGTCGATTGGCGACTACGCTAGCCTCGCGAGTGGAACCCTCGCTGATCGATTCTACGAGAATGGACTCGCCTTGGCCGCTATCCAGGCAAGTCCGGTTCTTGGGATCGGCTGGGGGGTGGACTACGGCGCGCGCTATGTGACGAGTGTAGAAGGCTTCGTGGTGTCCGATCCGC is a genomic window containing:
- a CDS encoding O-antigen ligase family protein — translated: MRSRWFMFATTFLLALMVGVAIARGPMVIALAPIAAIVTVALAMSDVAVLSVILLSTSFLVHPYAFRIGELGSVSPSIGEVGVVVATAAAVLSTISRPRKRLRLGTNDLLIALLMLTIIFGFVRAQYFGVNLRYAVLAARSNVFFMAYFAVRLSVTDRTTVLRLARLVGGLVIIASVASVGQAYAGESARFFLVGNLPEFLRSETAGQLMRVRPPSLTLSYVASCFAASALAFGVKGGRSRTFAAIVLCAGMATIALSLNRNMFLGLGAGLLLTLASTRDWRATTRVVSSLGAILIGAVAPLWAYFSGVGWFSRILSIGDYASLASGTLADRFYENGLALAAIQASPVLGIGWGVDYGARYVTSVEGFVVSDPRLWIHNQYLGLWLRIGLLGLLSMLLLLASGVRQGVDVARLRCQDSWIGAGAAVALIALASSALVGMYFSYGESIVPLCLVLGVAQFVWHEYVGVRVAEVPGELHAV